In one Lolium rigidum isolate FL_2022 chromosome 3, APGP_CSIRO_Lrig_0.1, whole genome shotgun sequence genomic region, the following are encoded:
- the LOC124703903 gene encoding cationic amino acid transporter 3, mitochondrial-like, whose amino-acid sequence MALGGGGGGGFRSLMRRKPADSDRVRAEGQQLAKELNILELIAIGVGSTIGAGVYVLVGTVAREHTGPALTVSFLIAGIAAALSAFCYAELASRCPSAGSAYHYTYVCVGEGVAWLIGWALVLEYTIGGSAVARGISPNLALFFGGPDSLPWILARHQLPWFDVIVDPCAAALVLVVSALLCLGIKESSFVQGIVTTLNACVMLFVIVAGCYIGFQIGWDGYKVTDGYFPYGVNGVLAGSATVFFAYIGFDTVASTAEEVKNPQRDLPLGIGAALSICCLLYMMVSVVIVGIVPYSAMDPDTPISSAFAKHGMQWAMYVVTSGAVLALCSTLMGSLLPQPRILMAMARDGLLPSFFSDVNKQTQVPVKGTIAAGICAAALAFFMDVSQLAGMVSIGTLLAFTIVAVSILILRYVPPDDAPLPSSLQESSHLNQEYDEEKGRDLLGDEICNKSQIKDLIVEESMKDPLLEKKQYTGTMDEMKRRRIAAFSIGSVCLGVLVLTSSASATWLPFLPLCIGCIIGGLLLIASLGILCSIDQDDGRHSFGHAGGFTCPFVPFLPVLCILINTYLLINLGGDAWMRVSIWLLIGVLMYIFYGRTRSSLIDVVYVPVAQVNDCRSSSGFLS is encoded by the exons ATGGcattgggtggcggcggcggcggcgggttccgGAGCCTGATGCGCCGGAAGCCGGCCGACTCCGACAGGGTCCGCGCGGAGGGGCAGCAGCTCGCCAAGGAACTCAACATCCTGGAGTTAATCGCCATCG GAGTTGGTTCAACGATTGGAGCTGGAGTATATGTTCTTGTGGGAACAGTTGCTAGGGAGCACACTGGTCCAGCATTGACGGTTTCATTTCTGATAGCTGGAATAGCCGCTGCACTTTCAGCATTCTGTTATGCCGAGCTTGCTAGCCGTTGCCCCTCTGCTGGAAGCGCCTATCATTATACATATGTCTGTGTTGGCGAAGG TGTTGCCTGGCTGATTGGCTGGGCTTTAGTGCTGGAATACACTATTGGCGGATCTGCTGTTGCCCGTGGCATATCCCCCAATTTA GCATTGTTTTTTGGAGGACCAGATAGCCTACCGTGGATTTTAGCACGCCATCAACTTCCATGGTTTGATGTTATTGTTGATCCCTGTGCTGCTGCTCTTGTTTTAGTTGTCTCTGCTTTGTTGTGCCTGGGGATTAAAGAG AGCTCATTTGTACAAGGAATTGTAACAACTCTGAATGCTTGTGTGATGCTATTTGTGATTGTAGCTGGTTGTTACATTGGCTTCCAGATTGGTTGGGATGGCTATAAGGTTACTGACGG GTACTTTCCATACGGAGTGAATGGAGTGCTTGCTGGATCAGCAACTGTTTTCTTTGCATACATAGGCTTCGATACAGTAGCTAGTACTGCTGAGGAG GTAAAGAATCCTCAACGAGATCTACCACTGGGAATAGGAGCAGCATTGTCAATTTGCTGTTTGTTGTACATGATGGTCTCCGTTGTTATTGTTGGGATTGTACCATATTCCGCCATGGATCCAGATACACCTATTTCATCTGCCTTTGCAAAACATGGAATGCAGTGGGCAAT GTATGTTGTGACAAGTGGTGCTGTTCTTGCACTGTGTTCAACCTTGATGGGCTCACTTCTTCCACAG CCCAGAATACTGATGGCCATGGCACGAGATGGACTATTGCCATCTTTCTTCTCTGATGTTAACAAGCAGACACAAGTACCTGTCAAGGGCACAATTGCGGCTGGCATATGTGCTGCTGCCCTGGCTTTTTTCATGGATGTTTCCCAGTTGGCAGGAATG GTCAGTATAGGCACACTCCTTGCGttcaccatagttgcagtatcgatcttgatactcagatatgttccTCCGGATGACGCCCCCCTGCCATCATCTCTGCAAGAATCATCCCATTTGAACCAAGAGTATGATGAGGAAAAGGGTAGAGATCTACTGGGAGATGAGATCTGCAACAAGTCTCAAATAAAGGATTTGATTGTGGAAGAATCAATGAAGGACCCTCTTCTCGAGAAGAAGCAATATACAG GCACGATGGATGAGATGAAACGTCGAAGGATAGCTGCTTTCAGCATAGGATCTGTCTGTCTAGGAGTTCTAGTCCTCACATCTTCAGCTTCTGCCACATGGCTACCTTT TCTCCCGCTTTGCATTGGCTGCATCATTGGGGGTCTGCTCCTGATAGCTAGTCTTGGAATATTGTGCTCGATCGATCAAGATGATGGCAGACACTCTTTTGGTCATGCTGGAG GATTCACATGCCCATTCGTTCCATTCCTACCTGTCCTGTGTATCCTCATAAACACCTATCTGTTGATAAACCTGGG CGGAGATGCATGGATGAGAGTCAGCATATGGCTGCTGATAGGTGTTCTCATGTACATCTTCTATGGCCGAACCCGCAGCTCGCTGATCGATGTTGTCTACGTCCCTGTAGCTCAGGTCAATGATTGCAGGAGTTCATCAGGTTTTTTGTCCTAG